The following are encoded in a window of Oncorhynchus mykiss isolate Arlee chromosome 11, USDA_OmykA_1.1, whole genome shotgun sequence genomic DNA:
- the naa50 gene encoding N-alpha-acetyltransferase 50 isoform X2 — MKGRIELGDVTPHNIKQLKRLNQVIFPVSYNDKFYKDVLEVGELAKLAYFNDIAVGAVCCRVDHSQNQKRLYIMTLGCLAPYRRLGIGTKMLNHVLNICEKDGTFDNIYLHVQISNESAIDFYQKFGFEIIETKKNYYKRIEPADAHVLQKSLRSTCAPPGGELQKAE, encoded by the exons ATGAAAGG CCGGATCGAGCTGGGGGACGTTACGCCCCACAACATTAAACAGTTGAAACGCCTCAACCAGGTCATCTTCCCAGTCAGCTACAATGACAAGTTCTACAAGGACGTGCTCGAAGTGGGAGAGCTCGCCAAGCTAG CGTACTTCAATGACATTGCAGTGGGGGCAGTGTGCTGCAGAGTGGACCACTCTCAGAACCAGAAGAGACTGTACATCATGACACTGGGCTGCCTAGCGCCCTACCGCAGATTAGGCATAG GAACAAAGATGCTGAACCATGTGTTAAACATCTGTGAGAAGGATGGCACTTTTGACAACATTTACCT TCATGTGCAGATCAGCAACGAGTCTGCAATCGACTTCTACCAGAAGTTTGGCTTTGAGATCATTGAGACGAAAAAGAACTACTACAAGAGGATAGAACCGGCAGATGCCCACGTGCTTCAAAAGAGCCTGCGCAGCACTTGTGCGCCCCCTGGGGGAGAGTTGCAGAAGGCAGAGTAG
- the naa50 gene encoding N-alpha-acetyltransferase 50 isoform X1, with translation MKGSRIELGDVTPHNIKQLKRLNQVIFPVSYNDKFYKDVLEVGELAKLAYFNDIAVGAVCCRVDHSQNQKRLYIMTLGCLAPYRRLGIGTKMLNHVLNICEKDGTFDNIYLHVQISNESAIDFYQKFGFEIIETKKNYYKRIEPADAHVLQKSLRSTCAPPGGELQKAE, from the exons ATGAAAGG TAGCCGGATCGAGCTGGGGGACGTTACGCCCCACAACATTAAACAGTTGAAACGCCTCAACCAGGTCATCTTCCCAGTCAGCTACAATGACAAGTTCTACAAGGACGTGCTCGAAGTGGGAGAGCTCGCCAAGCTAG CGTACTTCAATGACATTGCAGTGGGGGCAGTGTGCTGCAGAGTGGACCACTCTCAGAACCAGAAGAGACTGTACATCATGACACTGGGCTGCCTAGCGCCCTACCGCAGATTAGGCATAG GAACAAAGATGCTGAACCATGTGTTAAACATCTGTGAGAAGGATGGCACTTTTGACAACATTTACCT TCATGTGCAGATCAGCAACGAGTCTGCAATCGACTTCTACCAGAAGTTTGGCTTTGAGATCATTGAGACGAAAAAGAACTACTACAAGAGGATAGAACCGGCAGATGCCCACGTGCTTCAAAAGAGCCTGCGCAGCACTTGTGCGCCCCCTGGGGGAGAGTTGCAGAAGGCAGAGTAG